The DNA window GGTGGGCGGAAGAGAGACTCAACGGGACGGACACCCCGGTATCGGCCAGGACAAGGAACATGACTACGAGAAAGCTCAAGCAATCTACACTGACTGGAGTGGAATACACTGTTAGGTGCCATTGCGGTAAGATCTGCAAAAGCACCAGAGGACTAAAGCAACACCAGAGTAGGTCCAAGTGCAGAACATCAGCAGCTCAGGAGCAGCGCACAGACCCAGAGTCTGGTCAGACGTTGGAGAACTCCAGCCAGGAAGCACCCCACAGTGCTGAAGATCTCTCCGCAACTGAACTGCCCCAGCATCAGGGACCAACTCATGTGaacccccctccaaccaccccaATCCAATtagcaaggagagagaggattAAATGGCCAAAGATGGCAGACAGCAATACTTGGATGCAGCTGGACGACAACCTCGATGGCATCCTGGAAGCAACTGCATCAGGCTCAGCTCATAGGAAGATTGATGCACTGACAACCATAGTGTACAACCTCGCCAAGGAGCGGTTTGGCACTATGGTGCAGAAAGGCCAGCGCCAACTACAGCAGCAGCCAaacaggagggagagggagatccgTCGCCTAAGGAGCGAGATAAAGGCCCTCAACAAGCGGTTCAAGACGAGCTCACCGACTGAGAAGGAAGGTATCAAAGACCTTACAAGTAAGATCCGGGAACAACTGTGCAGGGTCAGAAGAGCAGAGAACATCAGGAGGCAGTgacggaagagagaaaagagaagatctCAGTTTGTAAAGGACCCATACAGCTTCACAAAGGCTCTTCTAGGCCAACAAAAATCTGGCTCACTCTCCAGCTCAAAAATGGAGGTCGAAGAGTTCCTTGCTGAAGCTCACAGCAACCCTAACAGGAGTCGGGGTCTGGGGGTCAACCGCAATATCTCTAGGCCTGAGAAACCGACAACTGAGCTGAATGGGAAGGAACCCACCTGGCAAGAAGTTCGGGACGTCGTCCACAAGGCTAAATCATCAGCTGCCCCTGGCCCAAGTGGTATACCATACAAGGTATACAACAAATGTTCCAAGCTTCTCAAGAGGCTATGGAAAACCATGAGGAAGATCTGGGCCAAGGGGACAATTCCACCAAGCTGGAAGTTGGCTGAGGGATGCTTTGTGCCGAAAGAGGAGGGGTCATCCACAATCTCCCAGTTCAGGACAATCTCTCTTCTGAACGTAGAGTGTAAGATCTTTTTCTCTGTTCTGGCACGAAGAATCACCACCTACATGATGCAGAACCACTATATCAACCCTTCCATTCAAAAAGGTGGAATCCCAGGCTTTTCGGGCTGTCTGGAACACACCTCGATGATTACCCAACTGATCCAAGAGgcgaaacgaaaaaaaaaagcgACCTAACAGTCGTCTGGCTAGACCTAGCCAATGCGTATGGGTCAATTCCACATGATCTCATCCAGGAAGGACTTGACCATTATTACATCCCTGTGGCAATCCGAGACTTAATTACCAACTACCTTGCAGGGTTTCGACTCAGATTTACATCGGCACTCTTTACCACCAACTGGCTGGACCTCCAAAAGGGGATTCCAACAGGGTGCACCATCTCCCCCATCTTGTTCATTATGGGCATGAACATACTACTAACTGCTGCGGAAGGCATAACCCGGGGCCCTAAATTGGAATCCGGTGTTGTGCAGCCAGTACTGCGTGCATTTACGGACGACATCACAGTGACCACTGTGACGCACGTCCAAGCAAGATGGGTGCTGGATACATTGGGCAGCGTTGCCTCCTGGGCAGGGATGCTGTTCAAGGCCAGGAAGTCCAGGAGCATGGTCATCAAGAAGGGTAGAGTCACCGGCAAGTTTAGTCTCCAGGTCCAGGGTGAGGTCATCCCACCAATCGAGGGTAACCCGGTAAAATGCCTGGGAAAGTGGTTTAATGCGTCCCTAACGGATGGTGCCAACGTAGCTGAGGCGGTGAAGCAGACTGTAGAGTGGCTGAAGAAGATTGAGAAATCTTTACTCCCGGGCAAGTTTATGACCTGGCTGTACCAACACGGCCTCTAGCCTAGGCTCCTTTGGCTACTCACAGTCTACGAGTTTCCCATGACCACCATTGAGCTCATTGAGAGGAGAGCCAACAAGCACCTGCGGAGGTGGCTGGGCATTCCCCCAAGCTTCTCATCAGTGGGCCTTTACATCAGGTCTGGTCAACTGCAACTCCCCCTGTCGTCAGTAGTTGAGGAGTACAAGGTGGCGAAATGCAGAGTTGTCCTAAGTCTGAGGGACTCCAACGATGACCTCATCAGTCAAGCTGGCATGACAACCAGGTCTGGACGCAAGTGGGCTGCCAACGTAGCGGTGGATCAGGCAGTCAGCTCCTTGAAGTTGCGGGACATAGTGGGCAACCAGTGCATCCACCGACAAGGCCTTGGCTCTGCACAATTCCAAACCTGGGGAGGTGCAAGCACAAGAACCAGGAGAGGCACAGTGCAAACGGaagtgaggagcagagaggaggagaagcgagTAGCAAGAGCAGTGCAGCAAGGTTCCCAGGGGGCCTGGACAAAATGGGACTTGCCCAGGCGCAAAGTCCCATGGAGGGAGCTGTGGCGCCTGGAGCCCTATCACATCTCCTTCCTCTTACGGTATGTTTAcgacaccctcccctccccagtaCATCTGCACACATGGAGTCTAAGAGAGGATCCGCTTTGTAAGCTGTGCGGCAAGAGGGGGACCTTGGCCCATATACTGTCTGGGTGCAAAACATCCTTAACCCAGGGGCGGTATAGATGGCGCCACGACAAAGTGCTCCTCTCACTGGCCGACACCATAGAGCGGGAGAGGGTCAAGAAGAGACCAGCCAACACAACCGCACGGAGAGCCATCACCTTCGTCAAGGAGGGAACTGGACCTTCACAGACCACCAAAAGGAAAAGAACCAGCATTCTCCAGGCAGCGAGCTCCTGGGAGATGAGGGTGGATGTGGGGAGGAGGCTGCAGTTCCCTGAGGTGGTGCAAACTTCCCTCCTCCCGGACATAGTGCTGTGGTCATCCAAGGACCAGAAGATAATCCTGGTTGAATTGACAGTACCATGGGAGGAGGGGTGCGAGGAGGCCCATGAAAGGAAGGCTGCAAAATACCAACAGCTGGCCCAAGACTGCCGAGACAGAGGCTGGCAGGCATGGGTCTTCCCCGTGGAGATAGGGTGCAGGGGCTTTCCAGCAAGGTCTGCGTGGAGTTTCCTGTCTGCCATAGGCATGGATGAGCACAGTAAGAAGCAGGCAGCTCGTCGGATGGGGGAGGAGGCGGAACGTGCCTCATGCTGGATTtggagtaagagagaggaggaaagctggAAGCCaggggcagatgggcagtgagctggccactcactgtcggcccaccaacctagggtgttgtggttcagggccgaaacaccccgTGATggttggacaccacctgacgacatctgctcctggctcaaggctacagctacctgctaaGGTAGCTGAGGAAGGCACCTCGTGTGTATCCATCAAATGCATACGTTTTGGTTTGTCGAGAATAGGGCTGGCAAAcgcggtttccattggtttcagtTTGTCTCCGTTAATGAAACCGTGGCTACATGGTTGTTGTGGTTAATACATCTACCTGTAACAGAATTAAGTTTGTGCTGTCATGAGCACTTCCTGAGTGGAGAATCGCAGTGCGCATTGCCGTGTTGCTAAAAGTAATTTAAGTGAGAGTGAAGTGTGGTATTTTTCTTTTCAATTGGCGACACAATATCATAAAATGATGCGCCATAACCGTAGATATTTCCAGGTGCGCGGTCGAGACTTATACACGCCAATGTGCATGACAACATCCCGGATGAAAGAGCTGGTTGGTAGTTTATTTGCAGTGTCCTTGGTCGCTACAGCatgctcaaaattcacaatttaagagCGTTTTAATCAAAAAAATCTTGGCGAAGCATGCTTGGCATAGTATGTTTTCCTACAGGCTTCTTGATTACCAATACCATAGCGCGCGCATGGGGGTACTTGTGTCTGACGTGTCGCGTCTGAATTCTCACCTTTCCAGTTGCTTTTCACTTACAAGTGATTTGCTTTCAAACCAGACATACACTCAAACGCGGTATTGTAATATCTACGGTTTGGGGTTGGGCCCGTccatttttttctgggcccacctgttttattatttctgcctacgcccgtGAAGCAGACCAGCAGTCACTCCAGTCTCCAGGCACTGCAGGGATAATCAAGGGAACGCCTCTCCCAGAGATCTGTACCATCTACACCATGCACTCTCTACCTAAAGTGGAGAACATCCTTCCACCTAAAGTGGAGAACATCCTTCGTGACTTCAACCATCATGTTACCTGTAGCCTGTAGCCTATTAGCTGTTCCAACTGCTGCCCACAGATTCTATGTACAGGTCTTTACAGACATGGACCAAAAGACTGgccaacaacctgtagcctcagGCCATAATGCTGTACCATTGAATTCAAATGATTAATGAGAAAACCCATTACTCCCTAATTTTTACACTGGGCAATTTATTGGGGCCCCATATCTATTGGGGTTGGGGAGCTGTTTATTTATTCATGGGaaatgtggtggtgtggtgtggtgtggtgtgggggtgcaTTCTTAAGCAGCCCGACAGCCCTTAAAGAAATTAGTATGTAGGTACTGATGACATAAACGAATAACTCTATGCTGGTTGGCAGGGCCGTTGtaaggcctattttaggggggctttagccccccctacattagtattagccccccctccaacgattttgcaaaaaaacattttttatttttttatttttttacatttttccaaaaacaaattcagtaaagcactgaatacgaaccaccaagaaggctaAGAagaagttaatctgaatacaaattcctgtttgcttatttattgtttaatgccacttatatcctactgcacagcaataaaagcagggtgcacagcaatatgttatgcggagGGGGAAACAGGttgaggattgtgctttgtgactaacacctcgagaaaagtgttattacttacacgtatgaaatcttccgacccaaagtaccaattttcactcacaataccgtgtaataaatccatttgacattgtcttgaaattatagttgagctttaatattttttaaaatattatagtttgaaaacacacatgaactgattaaaatagctactaatggagtaaaaatgacctaatatctgccggggatgttttcgaagtaaggaacctgttcgaataaatcgcttcctgaccactgcttctcctggagacgcacagttagtaactccttaaagttcctagaaATTATGGCattctctgcatttttatctaatcattttaattctgtaggctacataatattcatcatttgaaacattttgaaatgttttgtttagcttacatataaggaatgttcattaaaatgtgaatttaaaaaatcactgtaactagtgtttaaaaatcggtatggtgctcttgaaATAAAAGTTCAAgaagatgcttttgcacacctctgtaggtgggcaggtgcgtaggatattatcccagtggggttgtcattcaagtgtaaagaaatcctgcacactgcccattccaccaacaaactttaatacaacatgaagaaggtcggatgaccgaaacaatgtattaaagtttgttggtggaatggacagtgagcAGGATTTctgtgctcttaaaataatgaattcatagacaaaaccttaacaggtgagctgaaaaatgtTTGGCACACGCTATGCGcgcacattttcttcctctggggctaagccccccctgtctctcaaacctagtgacgggcctgctgGTTGGGCATAATCTAAATGTGATAGTACATGAACACCAGTTTCCTCTTTTTCAATATCAGGTTCGGTGGAAATTAAGTTATGTGTATATTTTTCTTGAATTACAATGTTTAGAGACACACAGTATATGGAATATAATGAATGGCAATTGACAAGAGAGGGTAAATCAAGCAATCGAGTTTTGATACCAGCCATATTCAGTAACACTTCCATGCATTTCAGTGGTAATTTGCATCATACATTATTTCAAAATGGACTTTTGAGGGTTGCCTTCATCCAATTGCTGCCAATTTTGGTGTTGATTTAGCAAATACATAGTCTGCAGTATAACTTTCAGCTTTTTCAGATGTCTGATATCATGCAATGATGAAGCTATAAAGACTTCAAAGGCAAAAAACAGTGTCCGGGATATCCACATTTATGCAAATACAGTATATGCTAattatcataaataaaataatatgtgCCTAATTTGCATATTCCCAAAGAGaagacctcatttgcatatggtaaaaaatacatttgagacaacttgtaatacaaaaagtGTTGATGCAAATAAGAAAATATTAAAGTTTTATGGTGATATGTTAAAGTTTAAAATTTTAGCCTATCTACCATTATTTGTCTACCCTATGAAAAATACATACATTTTTAACAAAGAATTACTAAAAACTGGGGGCCTAATTTTTTCGGCATACGATGGATTTGTCTTTAGATGCCTTTGAATGTTCCAAAAATGCTGTATATGCCGACTTTTCCCCAAAAATGCCTACAGGGTTACAGAATTCTGAAAATCCGGACCTGGCTAAGGTGACTTTGGTGACATTGGTCAGCATTTGGAATCCTTCGAGGGCCACCAGCAGTAGGCCTTGGCTCAATGACAACAAAATGGTCTATAACTAGTATTTTGGGTTGGAATGGCATGACTGGGTCAATGTGATtggtcaactctctctctctctctctctctctctctctctctctctctctctctgttgaaatgcaccagaacacagaacactgatgatggcagaaacctgaaacgtctgctctactctgctgtaagaaaaaaaaactccttgtgcttgacctagTGTCTTATTTAGAACCGGCTCCCTCATTAAATACACCATCGAAAAAAACATTTGTCTACTTCTACATAATATGAACAGACACTGCACACAGTGGACAGACATCTTTGCGCGATGGGGCTACCAATAACGCATGTCCCTCTGTTGACAGCCAGTAGTAGGCTGCTGTAACGTCATGCGTGTGCAGCACCAAAAGCGTCCCGTCACATCTCCGAAGTCTAAGTGAACGCGACAAGTGATTGATATCGATTTGCATGCATACCCTCGGACATCGCAAAACGTAAAACAGGTAAGATTTGTCCGGATTTATTTGCGTGTTGCCTCCACGTTTCGAATTCCCTGCATGACAGTTCTCCTTTGCTGTTCAACCACCGACTGGGCTAGTACCCAAACACGCTGAACAAAGGAATTTCGTCAACGCCGACATCAACCCAAATTCCTGGTCATGCTACGATTTCTTTCTTTGTTGCGGAACACACTAACCTCGCTGTCACACCGCTTCTGGTGGCGTGCTGTGCATACTGAAAGCAGCATATCATACCATTACTGCTGGGCTCTAGGCTACTTGAAACAGCCCCtgagacgagtcaagtgacaggcGTGCGTAACGGACAAATGACAATTTTACTACGCTGGAACAAGCGGCGATAAGTGTCAGGTTGTCTCGAACCGTAAACAGGCTGTTACAGATATTGAATCTCGGGGAGACTGGTGAGCTGCTATAGGCTATGATTTGTTGGAACATAGACAGCAGACCCTGCAAACAAATTCTACAACCTCATATTTTGAGCGAGGCTATTGTGGCGCGTGCAATATTGTGAcagttattattatattgttggtAGGCCCCTTCGCTATGATCCGATCCCAAATCTCGTTTATTATAGTCAACATAGGCTACACAAAGTTAAGGTAGGCTAAATGCTGTCTGAATGTGTTGTTTTACGTTGTGTTCACTAACAGCAGGCCTCTGTTTCGACCCAAGTCAGAATTTGAAAGCAGACACTTTGTTTGCTCCACACGTCCACGGATTGCGGACTCCAGTGAGCTTGTTGTTGAGCTTGAGCTTTTTTAACATGTATGCCTACTGTAAGTTAGCCCACATACTGGTCCCTTATTTCTATGAAAAGACACGCCTCATACCCACCATTTGTATTAAATGAGACAAACAAGCAAAACGGCACAAATGAAGACCACTTGTGCGTCCAGATGTCATGCTATACGACTGTGTGGTTGGTGGTTGATAGGATACTTGTTCATGTTGTAAGGGCCTTGGGGCAGCTGAATCGGGCATAGGCCTACAGAGACTGTTTTCATACAGCTGTTGTCACTCTTCCTCCCCCTGGTCCCATGGCCTCCAGAGTCCAGACACCGACTGTCCATATTGATTTTCTGGACAggcgtctggagagagagagagagagagagagagagagagagagagagagagagagagagagagagagagagagagagagagagagagtccaccaGGAATTAT is part of the Engraulis encrasicolus isolate BLACKSEA-1 chromosome 9, IST_EnEncr_1.0, whole genome shotgun sequence genome and encodes:
- the LOC134455057 gene encoding uncharacterized protein LOC134455057 — encoded protein: MTTIELIERRANKHLRRWLGIPPSFSSVGLYIRSGQLQLPLSSVVEEYKVAKCRVVLSLRDSNDDLISQAGMTTRSGRKWAANVAVDQAVSSLKLRDIVGNQCIHRQGLGSAQFQTWGGSQGAWTKWDLPRRKVPWRELWRLEPYHISFLLRYVYDTLPSPVHLHTWSLREDPLCKLCGKRGTLAHILSGCKTSLTQGRYRWRHDKVLLSLADTIERERVKKRPANTTARRAITFVKEGTGPSQTTKRKRTSILQAASSWEMRVDVGRRLQFPEVVQTSLLPDIVLWSSKDQKIILVELTVPWEEGCEEAHERKAAKYQQLAQDCRDRGWQAWVFPVEIGCRGFPARSAWSFLSAIGMDEHSKKQAARRMGEEAERASCWIWSKREEESWKPGADGQ